From a region of the Hymenobacter jejuensis genome:
- a CDS encoding SusE domain-containing protein has translation MKNFTKLAGLGLVATLFLASCDKDEDRAVLKPDGNLSLTASAATAPLVQTSASTKAVTYSWSPASFGYQAAVKYTLQFDKKGGTFASPIEVDAGSATSVSLTVAELNSILLRLKVSPGATGSADVRVAASVGAAVAPMISPVTTFTGTPYLVFIQYPSVYVPGNYQGWAPDKAPFLASVANDKTYEGFVNFSDPSPEFKITPAPNWDNDFGAAVVDPATTPGTQTGTLKAKGDNFKLPAAGYYRLNVDLNSLKYTFTKTTWAVIGAATPGGWDNETPMTFDATKQVWKVTLALKADELKFRANNAWDINLGDNEPDGQPDNGGKNIKVAVAGTYTVTLDLSKGAGNYSYSIEK, from the coding sequence ATGAAAAATTTTACTAAACTGGCGGGGCTTGGCCTTGTTGCCACGTTATTCTTAGCCTCCTGCGATAAGGACGAAGACCGGGCCGTATTGAAGCCCGATGGCAACCTGTCGCTTACGGCATCTGCCGCTACGGCTCCGTTAGTACAAACCAGTGCTTCTACCAAAGCCGTTACGTATTCGTGGAGCCCAGCTTCCTTCGGCTACCAGGCAGCCGTGAAGTACACGCTGCAATTTGATAAGAAGGGCGGCACATTCGCCTCGCCAATCGAAGTAGATGCCGGTAGCGCCACTTCGGTTTCCCTGACCGTAGCCGAGCTGAACAGCATCCTGTTGCGCCTGAAAGTATCGCCCGGGGCTACCGGTAGCGCCGATGTGCGGGTAGCAGCTAGCGTGGGTGCCGCAGTGGCCCCCATGATCTCTCCCGTTACAACCTTTACGGGCACTCCGTACCTGGTATTCATCCAGTACCCTTCTGTGTACGTACCGGGCAACTACCAAGGCTGGGCTCCTGACAAGGCTCCTTTCTTGGCTTCGGTAGCCAACGACAAGACCTACGAAGGCTTCGTCAATTTCAGTGACCCAAGCCCAGAGTTCAAAATCACGCCTGCTCCTAACTGGGATAACGACTTTGGCGCGGCCGTTGTAGACCCTGCTACTACGCCAGGTACCCAAACTGGCACCCTGAAAGCCAAAGGCGATAACTTCAAATTGCCAGCGGCTGGCTATTATCGCCTGAATGTCGATTTAAACTCCCTGAAGTACACGTTTACCAAAACGACGTGGGCGGTAATAGGCGCCGCAACGCCAGGCGGCTGGGACAACGAAACGCCTATGACATTTGACGCTACCAAACAGGTTTGGAAAGTAACACTGGCGCTGAAGGCCGACGAGCTGAAGTTCCGCGCCAACAACGCCTGGGACATCAACCTCGGCGACAACGAACCTGATGGCCAGCCCGATAACGGCGGCAAAAACATCAAAGTAGCCGTTGCTGGCACGTACACCGTTACGCTGGATCTGAGCAAAGGCGCTGGTAACTACAGCTACTCTATCGAAAAATAA
- a CDS encoding N-acetylglucosamine kinase, which translates to MILIADGGSTKSNWCQLDDAGNRVYFNTEGYNPDFISTEGIAASLDKNLPDTLPREQVKEVFYYGAGVSSAAKAEEVAKAMRQIFPQAEVHVDHDLLAAAHALLGTQPGFAAILGTGTNSCLYDGKKVTMNVDSLGYFLGDEGSGSFIGKRLLRDYLRNLLPDGLQDIFKETYKLNREEILDKLYNQPLPNRFLASFAKFAYDNNNISYCRQIVLEGFETFFQNIVAHYPNYQTYTFNCIGSVGYNFRDALAQVAHNHGMEVGKIIRSPIDDLVAYHETAGGV; encoded by the coding sequence ATGATTCTTATTGCCGATGGCGGCTCAACCAAGAGCAACTGGTGTCAGTTGGATGATGCTGGAAACCGCGTTTACTTCAACACCGAAGGCTACAATCCAGACTTCATCTCAACGGAAGGCATTGCGGCTTCACTGGACAAAAACCTCCCTGATACGCTGCCGCGTGAGCAGGTAAAGGAAGTGTTTTACTACGGCGCTGGCGTTTCGTCGGCGGCTAAAGCGGAGGAAGTTGCGAAGGCCATGCGCCAGATTTTTCCGCAGGCCGAAGTCCATGTCGACCACGACTTGCTGGCCGCCGCGCATGCCCTGCTGGGCACGCAGCCGGGCTTTGCCGCCATCTTGGGCACAGGCACTAACTCCTGCCTCTACGACGGCAAAAAGGTGACCATGAACGTGGATTCGCTGGGCTATTTCCTAGGCGACGAAGGCAGTGGCTCGTTTATTGGCAAACGCCTGCTGCGCGATTATTTGCGCAACCTTCTCCCCGATGGCTTGCAGGATATCTTCAAAGAAACCTACAAGCTCAACCGCGAGGAAATCCTGGATAAGCTGTACAACCAGCCGCTGCCCAATCGCTTCCTGGCCAGCTTCGCCAAGTTTGCCTACGACAACAACAACATCAGCTACTGCCGCCAGATCGTGCTCGAAGGCTTCGAGACTTTCTTCCAGAACATCGTGGCGCATTACCCTAACTACCAGACTTATACCTTCAACTGCATCGGCTCGGTCGGCTATAACTTCCGCGATGCGTTGGCGCAGGTCGCCCACAACCACGGCATGGAAGTCGGTAAGATCATCCGCTCCCCCATCGACGACTTAGTAGCCTACCACGAAACGGCAGGCGGAGTATAA
- a CDS encoding alpha-amylase family glycosyl hydrolase, with protein sequence MQTLQRAWRLLAVLLLMGPAAWAQVVTTQPSPFRDTDQVTITFDATKGNAGLAAYAGDVYIWTGVITNLSANNSDWKHVKGTSFGAPIAEEKMTPLGNHKYSITFTPRSYYPGLASSTEKVLKLAMVFRGAAGTPEGKGDGNSDILVDVAQDQFNLSFTSPAGAGPFYVTQNASLTVTGTASTAADLALFLNGTQVAQQANATSITANVPITQAGASTLRLTATSGATTASTEIQVLTRPTVVEAPLPAGAKKDGITYLAGGTSAILSLSAPNKQFVYAIGEFNNWQQSDAYFMKHTAERTPEGDRWWIQLDNLTPGQEYAYQYLVDGQLRIADPYTEKILSPTDDQYINTATYTVYPNLKAYPTGKTTGNVSVLQTNQAAYQWQVTNFQRPTRKDLVIYELLIRDFVARHDYKTLTDTLNYIQRLGINAIELMPINEFEGNESWGYNPSFFFAPDKYYGTKDDLKHFIDECHRRGIAVILDMVLNHSFGQSPMVQLYFDGSKPTASSPWFNVDAKHPYNVGYDFNHESAYTKYFTKQVMSFWLQEYKIDGYRFDLAGGFSQRQTTEATYGTYDQSRIDIWKDYYQHLMSVDAKSYPILEHFPENSEGKVLADYGFMLWGNLNYNYNEATMGYVSTSDLSSGYYGQRGWAQPNLITYMESHDEERLTFKNITYGNATAPPYNVKDPKTSLTRDAMAAAFFFTVPGPKLVWQFGELGYDFTINRCTDGTVNNDCRLSNKPIRWDYQQDANRKYLFNVYRSLIELKKTQPVFENPVTYTQQLTGAAKSIHLSDADLSVTIIGNFDVTATAINPAFQSTGTWYDYLTDGTLNVTDATAQITLQPGEFRVLTSKKINRAAGVTLPNKRSADAASLQLLAVPNPAGSAAILHYELTAASPVTVTVQNLLGATVRTVPVTRQGAGQHDLTLPVSELSNGVYLIRLNAGNRQQTTRLIVQH encoded by the coding sequence ATGCAAACACTTCAACGCGCTTGGCGGCTGCTTGCCGTACTATTATTGATGGGTCCGGCTGCCTGGGCGCAAGTCGTTACTACTCAGCCGAGTCCATTCCGTGATACCGACCAGGTGACGATTACTTTCGACGCCACCAAAGGCAACGCCGGACTAGCGGCCTACGCCGGCGACGTGTACATCTGGACGGGCGTGATCACTAACCTAAGCGCCAACAACTCCGATTGGAAGCACGTGAAAGGCACGAGCTTCGGAGCGCCTATTGCTGAGGAAAAAATGACTCCGCTGGGCAATCACAAGTACAGCATCACCTTTACCCCGCGCTCGTACTACCCTGGCCTGGCTTCCTCTACCGAGAAAGTGCTGAAGCTGGCGATGGTATTTCGCGGTGCAGCGGGCACGCCCGAAGGCAAAGGCGACGGCAACAGCGATATTCTGGTGGATGTTGCTCAGGATCAGTTCAATCTGAGCTTCACGAGTCCGGCGGGTGCTGGGCCGTTCTACGTTACCCAGAATGCTTCGCTTACCGTAACCGGCACCGCTTCCACCGCTGCTGACCTAGCGCTGTTTCTGAACGGCACGCAGGTAGCACAGCAGGCCAATGCTACGTCCATCACTGCAAACGTTCCCATTACGCAGGCTGGCGCCAGCACGCTGCGCCTTACGGCTACTTCCGGCGCTACTACGGCTTCCACTGAGATTCAGGTACTTACCCGCCCCACAGTGGTCGAAGCCCCGTTGCCAGCGGGTGCCAAGAAAGACGGCATCACGTATCTGGCCGGCGGGACGTCGGCCATTCTGAGCTTGTCGGCGCCGAATAAGCAGTTTGTGTACGCCATCGGCGAATTCAACAATTGGCAGCAGTCGGATGCTTATTTCATGAAGCATACCGCCGAGCGCACGCCCGAAGGCGACCGCTGGTGGATACAGCTTGACAACCTCACGCCCGGTCAGGAATACGCCTACCAGTATCTGGTTGATGGTCAGCTACGTATCGCTGATCCGTACACCGAGAAAATCCTGAGCCCAACCGACGATCAGTACATCAATACGGCCACCTATACTGTCTATCCCAACCTGAAGGCGTACCCCACGGGTAAAACTACCGGCAACGTGTCGGTGCTGCAAACCAACCAGGCGGCCTACCAGTGGCAAGTGACGAACTTTCAGCGCCCAACGCGTAAAGACTTGGTTATCTATGAGTTGCTGATTCGTGATTTTGTAGCCCGTCACGATTACAAAACCCTGACCGACACGCTCAACTACATTCAGCGCCTGGGCATCAACGCCATCGAGCTGATGCCGATCAACGAGTTTGAAGGCAACGAAAGCTGGGGGTACAACCCGTCGTTCTTCTTCGCGCCCGACAAATACTACGGCACCAAAGACGACTTGAAACACTTCATCGACGAGTGTCACCGCCGCGGCATTGCCGTAATCCTGGATATGGTGCTGAATCACTCGTTTGGCCAGTCGCCGATGGTGCAGCTATATTTCGATGGCAGCAAGCCCACGGCCTCCAGTCCGTGGTTCAATGTCGATGCCAAGCACCCGTATAACGTGGGCTACGACTTCAATCACGAAAGTGCTTATACTAAGTACTTTACGAAACAAGTAATGTCGTTTTGGCTGCAGGAATACAAGATCGACGGCTATCGCTTCGACTTGGCCGGCGGCTTCTCGCAGCGGCAAACTACCGAAGCAACTTACGGCACATACGACCAGTCGCGTATTGATATCTGGAAGGATTATTACCAGCATTTGATGAGCGTGGATGCCAAATCCTACCCGATTCTGGAGCATTTTCCGGAGAACAGCGAGGGCAAAGTACTGGCTGATTACGGTTTTATGCTGTGGGGCAACCTGAACTACAACTACAACGAAGCCACCATGGGCTACGTGAGCACCTCCGATTTGAGCAGCGGCTATTACGGCCAGCGCGGCTGGGCCCAGCCCAACCTGATTACCTACATGGAGAGCCACGACGAAGAGCGCCTGACCTTCAAGAACATCACTTATGGTAACGCTACGGCGCCGCCTTACAACGTGAAAGACCCCAAAACTTCGCTGACCCGCGACGCGATGGCGGCAGCGTTCTTCTTCACGGTGCCCGGCCCAAAACTGGTGTGGCAGTTTGGCGAACTAGGCTATGATTTCACCATCAATCGCTGCACCGATGGCACGGTAAACAACGATTGCCGCTTGTCGAACAAACCCATCCGTTGGGACTATCAGCAGGACGCGAATCGCAAATACCTCTTCAACGTGTACCGCAGCCTGATTGAGTTGAAGAAAACGCAGCCCGTTTTTGAAAACCCCGTGACGTATACCCAGCAGCTGACCGGTGCCGCGAAGTCGATTCACCTGAGCGATGCCGATTTGAGCGTAACCATCATTGGCAACTTTGATGTAACGGCCACGGCCATCAATCCGGCTTTCCAGAGCACGGGTACGTGGTACGATTACCTCACCGACGGCACGCTCAACGTGACGGACGCCACGGCTCAGATCACGTTGCAACCGGGTGAGTTTCGGGTACTGACGTCCAAGAAAATCAACCGGGCGGCGGGCGTAACGCTGCCCAACAAGCGCAGCGCTGACGCCGCCTCCCTGCAACTGCTAGCCGTGCCAAACCCAGCGGGCAGTGCCGCTATTTTGCATTACGAACTCACCGCTGCGTCACCCGTGACTGTGACCGTACAAAACCTCCTCGGAGCGACCGTGCGCACTGTGCCTGTAACTCGCCAAGGCGCCGGCCAGCATGACCTGACGCTGCCCGTAAGCGAGTTGAGCAATGGTGTGTACCTAATTCGCCTGAACGCCGGCAACCGCCAGCAGACGACGCGTTTGATAGTGCAGCACTAA
- a CDS encoding YfiM family protein, which translates to MPDTALQPRPTQAADTLRLLNRRLPVLAAGLAVSYTSTLYLLGQGWYTGEKAKFHWFNDLPEWKQLDKAGHFWGAFHESRGAVDMLRWAGIPDRQATWYGGFVGFLLQSPIELLDGRDPQYGASATDLAANFLGSAALVGQQLAWNEVRLMPKYSFHTTRYAKLRPNVLGRSLGEQYLKDYNGQTYWLCADLAAWLPPESRWPKWLQPAVGYGAQQMVYNDRDANAALGLHPYRQYYLTFDVNLMRIPTRSKLLRRVFYVASIFHLPAPALEFNSRRGFVMRGLYY; encoded by the coding sequence TTGCCCGACACGGCTTTGCAGCCCCGGCCAACCCAAGCGGCCGACACGCTACGTCTGCTCAACCGGCGCTTGCCCGTCCTCGCCGCTGGGTTGGCGGTAAGCTACACCAGCACCTTATACCTGCTCGGGCAAGGCTGGTATACGGGTGAAAAAGCTAAGTTTCACTGGTTCAATGACTTACCAGAATGGAAACAACTCGATAAAGCGGGCCATTTCTGGGGAGCTTTCCACGAAAGCCGGGGCGCGGTGGACATGCTGCGCTGGGCCGGCATCCCCGACCGCCAAGCCACGTGGTACGGTGGGTTTGTGGGGTTTCTGCTGCAAAGCCCCATCGAACTGCTCGACGGCCGGGACCCGCAATACGGGGCATCGGCTACCGACTTGGCAGCCAATTTCTTAGGGTCCGCGGCCTTGGTCGGGCAGCAGCTGGCTTGGAACGAGGTTCGGCTAATGCCCAAGTATTCGTTTCACACCACGCGCTATGCAAAGCTGCGCCCCAACGTGCTCGGGCGGAGCCTGGGTGAGCAGTACCTCAAAGACTACAACGGCCAGACTTACTGGCTCTGCGCCGATCTGGCGGCGTGGCTCCCGCCGGAAAGCCGCTGGCCCAAGTGGCTACAGCCCGCTGTGGGCTACGGCGCGCAGCAAATGGTATACAACGACCGCGACGCCAACGCCGCGCTGGGCCTACACCCCTACCGCCAGTATTACCTCACTTTCGACGTCAATCTGATGCGCATCCCGACCCGCAGCAAACTCCTGCGGCGCGTATTTTACGTAGCTAGTATTTTCCACCTGCCCGCTCCCGCTCTGGAGTTCAATTCCCGCCGTGGCTTCGTCATGCGTGGCCTTTATTACTGA
- a CDS encoding Smr/MutS family protein codes for MNVGDRVRLLTGREEGIITRLLDNDLVEVAIDNDFTIPVMRREVVVVAAEEQKAFGQSASAVAAEKKAAASGAPKTAPAPQKKQEANATPEPPRPAPVAAAKGLYLALVHQSPELLALQLINNTESDVLFTYGEDQQEQYRGLASDKLGPKAVSRPLAHLHLKDFDHWPTVVVQLLPHQVNGHTAYELITKRTQFRAATFYKSRQEAPVLKRDAYLFQLDEKPAAPVAIAPEALASQLQQQLSGNAPAKPAAIAPAPEPAKAITAPPHEVDLHLEALRPDAASEEPALTNTAMLKIQLDAFEDALSRALATNMHEIVFIHGTGNGTLRKEIHKQLSRNRDIKFFEDARKEKFGYGATLVRLK; via the coding sequence ATGAACGTAGGAGACCGAGTTCGCTTACTCACCGGCCGCGAGGAAGGCATCATCACCCGCCTGCTCGACAACGACCTGGTAGAAGTAGCCATCGATAATGATTTTACCATTCCGGTCATGCGCCGCGAAGTGGTTGTGGTAGCGGCCGAGGAGCAAAAAGCTTTCGGCCAAAGTGCCAGCGCCGTAGCGGCCGAAAAGAAAGCCGCTGCTTCGGGCGCCCCCAAAACGGCACCCGCCCCGCAGAAAAAACAAGAAGCTAACGCCACGCCCGAGCCCCCACGGCCTGCGCCGGTAGCGGCCGCCAAAGGTTTGTACTTGGCGCTCGTGCACCAGTCGCCAGAGCTGCTGGCGTTGCAACTGATTAACAACACCGAGTCGGATGTGCTGTTCACTTACGGCGAGGATCAGCAGGAACAATACCGCGGCTTGGCCTCCGATAAGCTCGGCCCGAAAGCCGTGAGCCGCCCGCTCGCGCACCTGCACCTCAAGGATTTCGACCACTGGCCCACGGTGGTCGTGCAGTTGCTTCCCCACCAGGTCAATGGCCACACCGCCTACGAGCTGATCACCAAGCGCACGCAGTTTCGGGCCGCTACTTTTTACAAAAGCCGGCAGGAAGCTCCCGTTTTGAAGCGCGATGCGTATTTATTTCAACTCGATGAGAAACCAGCTGCGCCCGTAGCCATTGCGCCAGAGGCCTTGGCCTCGCAGCTTCAGCAGCAGCTCAGCGGCAATGCGCCCGCCAAGCCCGCCGCCATCGCGCCGGCTCCCGAGCCTGCCAAAGCCATTACGGCGCCGCCTCACGAAGTAGATCTGCACCTCGAAGCCCTACGCCCCGATGCGGCCTCCGAAGAGCCGGCACTCACCAATACCGCCATGCTCAAAATCCAGCTCGATGCGTTTGAGGACGCGCTAAGCCGCGCCTTGGCCACCAACATGCACGAGATCGTCTTTATCCACGGTACCGGCAACGGCACGCTGCGCAAAGAGATCCACAAGCAGCTGAGCCGCAACCGCGACATCAAGTTTTTTGAGGATGCCCGCAAGGAAAAATTCGGCTACGGCGCCACGCTCGTTCGCCTGAAGTAA
- a CDS encoding M1 family metallopeptidase — protein MLSSRLLLATVFVCFNTRSFGQQTLPVPLNLQATYAKGTRSEDGKPGPKYWQNTADYNLKVNFDPATRKVAGTVMITYVNNSPDSLQQIWFKLYPNLYQNGAARASAIKATDAGEGMQIQKLSVGEEAFDVAKLPISGTNMALKIKPLAPKQSARIAITYSYILNQGSHTRTGEIEPGADFVAYFFPRVAVYDDIDGWNKFAYNGSQEFYNDFCKFDAEITVPRNFVVWATGDLQNTEQVLAKKYVKRLHDAEKKDGITAIIQAVDLQQHTITAANATNTWHFTAQNVTDFVFATSDHYVWQATSLVVDPKTKRRTRVDAVYNPKHKDFQEVAQFGRKTVEAMSYTFPKWPFPYSHETVFDGLDQMEYPMMVNDNPLDKREDVITLTDHEIFHTMFPFYMGINETKYGWMDEGWATIGEWLISPLIEPGYVDEYGIEPYARAAASEVDLPITTLSTQQTGTAFFLNSYPKPGLGYLYVKDLLGDELFTKALHTYIQNWNGKHPMPYDFFNSMNAGAGQNLNWFWQRWFFDNGYPDLAIANVVKQGSQYQVTVEAKGTKPLPVDLTVTFADNSTQKIHRNVGVWEKGNKTVEVNFPAEKVVKKVVLGSTYVPDNNKKNNVWEGK, from the coding sequence ATGCTTTCTTCTCGTCTTCTGCTTGCCACCGTTTTTGTTTGTTTCAATACCCGGAGCTTTGGCCAGCAAACGCTGCCCGTACCGCTCAATCTGCAAGCCACGTATGCCAAAGGCACCCGCTCGGAGGATGGCAAGCCGGGCCCGAAATATTGGCAGAACACCGCCGACTACAACCTGAAAGTCAACTTCGACCCGGCTACGCGCAAAGTGGCTGGCACTGTGATGATTACGTACGTTAACAACAGTCCCGATTCGTTGCAGCAGATTTGGTTTAAGCTCTATCCCAATCTCTACCAAAACGGCGCCGCGCGGGCTTCGGCCATCAAGGCCACGGACGCCGGCGAAGGCATGCAGATTCAGAAACTCAGCGTCGGTGAAGAAGCTTTCGACGTGGCCAAGCTGCCGATTTCGGGCACTAACATGGCGCTGAAAATCAAGCCGTTGGCCCCAAAGCAATCGGCGCGCATTGCCATCACCTATTCCTACATTCTGAACCAAGGATCGCACACCCGCACCGGCGAAATTGAGCCGGGCGCCGATTTTGTGGCCTACTTCTTCCCACGCGTGGCCGTGTACGACGACATCGACGGCTGGAACAAGTTTGCCTACAACGGCTCGCAGGAGTTCTACAACGACTTCTGCAAGTTCGACGCGGAGATTACCGTGCCGCGCAACTTCGTGGTGTGGGCCACCGGCGACCTGCAAAACACCGAGCAGGTGCTCGCCAAAAAATACGTGAAGCGCCTGCATGACGCTGAGAAAAAAGATGGCATCACGGCCATTATACAAGCCGTTGATTTACAACAACATACCATTACGGCCGCAAACGCTACCAACACCTGGCACTTCACGGCCCAGAACGTAACGGACTTCGTCTTCGCCACTTCCGACCACTACGTGTGGCAGGCCACCAGCCTCGTAGTTGACCCCAAAACCAAGCGCCGCACCCGCGTCGATGCGGTGTACAACCCCAAGCACAAGGACTTTCAGGAGGTCGCGCAGTTTGGGCGCAAAACGGTGGAAGCCATGAGCTATACGTTTCCGAAGTGGCCCTTCCCCTACTCCCACGAAACCGTGTTCGACGGCCTCGACCAGATGGAATACCCGATGATGGTGAACGACAACCCGCTCGACAAGCGCGAGGACGTGATTACGCTCACCGATCACGAGATTTTTCACACGATGTTTCCGTTTTACATGGGCATCAACGAGACGAAATACGGTTGGATGGACGAAGGCTGGGCCACCATCGGCGAGTGGCTGATTTCGCCCCTGATCGAGCCTGGCTACGTGGACGAATACGGTATTGAGCCCTACGCCCGTGCGGCCGCCAGCGAAGTTGACTTGCCCATTACCACGCTCAGCACCCAGCAAACCGGCACTGCGTTTTTCCTCAACTCCTACCCCAAGCCGGGGCTGGGCTACCTCTACGTGAAGGATCTGCTTGGTGATGAGCTATTTACGAAAGCCCTGCACACCTACATTCAGAACTGGAACGGCAAGCACCCCATGCCCTATGACTTCTTCAACTCCATGAACGCCGGGGCCGGCCAAAACCTCAACTGGTTCTGGCAGCGCTGGTTTTTCGACAATGGCTACCCCGATCTGGCCATCGCCAATGTGGTGAAGCAAGGAAGTCAGTACCAAGTGACTGTCGAAGCCAAAGGCACCAAGCCCCTCCCGGTAGATCTAACGGTAACTTTCGCGGATAATTCAACGCAGAAAATCCACCGGAATGTGGGGGTTTGGGAGAAGGGGAATAAGACGGTGGAGGTTAATTTCCCGGCGGAGAAAGTGGTGAAGAAAGTGGTGTTGGGAAGTACGTATGTGCCGGATAATAACAAGAAGAATAATGTGTGGGAGGGGAAGTAG